From a region of the Mytilus galloprovincialis chromosome 3, xbMytGall1.hap1.1, whole genome shotgun sequence genome:
- the LOC143068952 gene encoding uncharacterized protein LOC143068952, with translation MMDEGGGLHSALETKYEAIYCQDKVVTCQLHLNMCRNRHTSSVFIGNDDKEQKIVELRKKINDMVHSTTVNQYNSQYNEVKRFITENNKSSLLKWLQCWDKRRNHVMDAYRDVSAPNTNLAEVSHASTTHCGGSNLNLIQTAVFDISDCFKYAQSVKGYFSGVVKGGSGPSYQRKQMILEQRADNRAESLLHELDGQFKGGKAPQLPKNSTFMAEPSASDREDKSSDKDKRPIGKTRTNNSKEFNLRIEKARAMGDYRCIEVNIHSPMQATVSLVSPEGETYSVYFDQKATCSCPFSKLQSTEKLRKVACKHRLFILICLDPCELAYLHGIISKCYGCDKKYTDINRKTPFDVIIKHLEVRPRFNKDKKEWYISANKEKSNAYYHLQTDCVQTVHPNFKAGDIIITNELRQTLSEEHRHYLTNLGIEL, from the coding sequence ATGATGGATGAAGGAGGTGGTCTCCATTCAGCACTGGAAACCAAATATGAAGCAATTTACTGTCAGGACAAAGTTGTTACCTGCCAACTACATTTAAACATGTGCAGAAATAGACACACATCTTCTGTTTTTATAGGAAATGATGACAAAGAACAGAAAATAGTTGAATTAAGAAAGAAGATAAATGACATGGTGCATTCAACAACTGTTAATCAGTACAATTCACAGTACAATGAGGTTAAAAGATTTATCACGGAAAACAATAAATCGTCTCTACTTAAATGGCTACAATGTTGGGACAAAAGGCGAAACCATGTTATGGATGCGTATAGGGATGTTTCAGCTCCTAATACCAACTTAGCCGAGGTGTCACATGCATCTACAACCCATTGTGGTGGTTCCAATCTTAATTTAATACAAACAGCAGTTTTTGATATATCAGATTGCTTTAAGTACGCACAGTCTGTGAAAGGTTACTTTTCGGGTGTAGTTAAAGGTGGATCTGGTCCATCATACCAGCGAAAACAAATGATTTTGGAGCAAAGGGCCGATAATCGCGCAGAAAGTCTTTTACATGAGCTAGATGGTCAGTTCAAAGGTGGTAAGGCTCCACAATTACCGAAAAATTCAACTTTCATGGCTGAACCAAGTGCATCGGACAGGGAAGACAAAAGTTCTGATAAAGACAAACGACCAATAGGAAAGACAAGGACTAATAATTCAAAAGAGTTTAACCTCAGAATAGAAAAAGCTAGGGCAATGGGAGATTATAGGTGCATTGAGGTAAATATTCATTCGCCAATGCAAGCTACTGTGAGCCTTGTTTCACCCGAAGGAGAAACATATTCAGTTTATTTTGACCAGAAAGCTACTTGTTCGTGTCCATTTTCCAAACTTCAGAGTACTGAAAAATTGAGGAAAGTGGCATGTAAACACAGACTCTTTATACTGATTTGCTTGGACCCTTGTGAACTGGCCTATCTTCATGGCATTATCTCTAAATGCTATGGTTGTGATAAAAAATACACAGATATAAACAGAAAAACCCCATTTGATGTAATAATAAAACATTTGGAAGTACGTCCTCGTTTCAATAAAGACAAAAAGGAGTGGTACATTTCAGCAAATAAAGAAAAGTCAAACGCTTATTATCATTTACAGACTGACTGTGTGCAAACAGTGCATCCAAATTTTAAGGCTGGTGATATAATTATCACAAATGAACTAAGACAAACATTGTCAGAAGAGCACAGGCATTATCTCACAAATTTAGGAATTGAACTTTAG
- the LOC143066801 gene encoding uncharacterized protein LOC143066801, translating into MPSKEPKRSNRKRKSTQRLGEVIENLGSSDLGLGVSIDNSVPSSSNPNINSGQLSADNPPVQSNPIDPNTYKDDQILRILTVATPIITQTVVTILKSTGVIQCRNVNSPDPTLIPRHQSVISICPPRQDTTTCNTTEMTTPSQSHSTNIIDKQSSESSHSSCSNVISRSGQKCFMPTEGSPSQQVVNHLLQGTPNTGTCSNELGGQGLSRPLALGVDQKLKADIWSNKYINLEDFLKSKSRVVKYVPIEKDDCLTFVKNSSSKAKIESMAQWHEAFRIYGAIYFEKIPY; encoded by the coding sequence atgCCATCCAAAGAACCAAAAAGAAGTAATCGTAAACGGAAAAGCACACAGAGGCTTGGAGAAGTTATTGAAAACCTAGGCAGTTCAGATTTGGGACTGGGTGTATCTATAGACAATTCTGTACCAAGCTCTTCAAATCCAAATATTAATTCCGGCCAGTTGTCAGCTGATAATCCACCTGTACAGTCCAATCCAATTGATCCAAATACGTATAAGGATGACCAAATTTTGAGAATATTGACGGTCGCAACTCCAATTATCACCCAAACAGTAGTTACAATACTCAAAAGCACTGGTGTTATTCAATGCAGGAATGTAAACTCACCAGATCCAACTTTGATACCAAGACACCAAAGTGTTATTTCCATTTGTCCACCAAGGCAAGATACCACTACATGTAATACAACAGAGATGACGACACCATCCCAGTCCCACTCaacaaatattattgataaacaaTCATCTGAGAGCAGTCATTCGTCCTGCTCAAATGTGATTAGCAGAAGCGGTCAAAAGTGTTTCATGCCAACTGAAGGATCTCCGAGTCAACAGGTGGTGAACCATCTTCTACAGGGCACTCCAAACACAGGTACATGTTCAAACGAGTTAGGAGGCCAGGGTTTATCACGCCCACTGGCTTTGGGTGTGGACCAAAAACTGAAAGCTGATATTTGGTCTAACAAATACATTAATCTGGAGGATTTCTTGAAATCCAAATCCAGAGTTGTTAAGTATGTTCCAATAGAGAAAGatgattgtttaacatttgttaaaaatagtagTAGTAAGGCAAAAATTGAGTCAATGGCACAGTGGCATGAAGCTTTTCGCATTTATGGggcaatttattttgaaaaaatacccTACTGA